From the genome of Nicotiana sylvestris chromosome 2, ASM39365v2, whole genome shotgun sequence, one region includes:
- the LOC104214442 gene encoding dirigent protein 22-like has translation MEKLLLMICLLKAITIPSTHGLDQSPKGVEKWFKNLPHATEKMTKLHFYFHDTVTAKKPSAIQIAQANITFQSPTLFGLLRMFDNSMTVQPDPNSKEIGRAEGIYGSASFEDIELLMTLNLVFTKGKYNGSTLSILGHNRIFHEYRELPIVGGSGVFRLARGIATAKTFWASNATQNAIVEYHVVVLHY, from the coding sequence ATGGAGAAACTTTTGTTGATGATTTGCTTGTTAAAAGCAATAACCATTCCTTCAACTCATGGGCTTGATCAAAGTCCAAAAGGAGTGGAAAAATGGTTCAAGAACCTTCCCCATGCAACAGAAAAAATGACCAaacttcacttctactttcatgATACTGTGACTGCGAAAAAACCATCAGCAATCCAAATAGCCCAAGCCAATATTACCTTTCAATCACCAACTCTTTTTGGCCTATTGAGGATGTTTGACAACTCAATGACTGTCCAGCCAGATCCCAATTCAAAAGAAATAGGTCGAGCCGAAGGGATTTATGGCTCGGCCTCGTTTGAAGATATAGAACTTCTTATGACTCTCAATCTCGTGTTCACCAAAGGCAAGTACAATGGTAGCACACTCAGTATCCTCGGACACAATCGGATATTTCATGAGTATAGGGAGTTACCTATTGTTGGTGGTTCGGGTGTTTTCCGGCTAGCACGAGGGATCGCCACCGCGAAAACTTTCTGGGCTAGTAACGCCACGCAGAATGCAATAGTTGAATACCATGTTGTGGTTTTGCATTATTGA